Proteins co-encoded in one Spirosoma endbachense genomic window:
- a CDS encoding metallophosphoesterase family protein → MNRRDVVRRMGTGLAALSTTKLTAAPLVAASKQRALRIAHLTDVHIQPLVGAAKGFEKCLHHAQGLPDKPDLIINGGDAVMEAHGRGQDSVRRQWRLYQDVLQNENALPILNCIGNHDIWCKQETTACFEAGRKWAMDELQMPSRYYSLDRNGWHIIVLDSVQPKADGSWYTAHIDDEQYHWLEADLRATPAETPILVISHVPILAACVFFDGQRFAGENWNIPARWMHSDTIRLTNLFQRHPNVKSALSGHIHLVDRVDYNGISYFCNGAVSGAWWFGRYHHTAAGYAIVDLYDDGSVENTYVNY, encoded by the coding sequence ATGAATCGTCGGGACGTAGTTAGGCGAATGGGTACGGGCCTTGCGGCTCTTTCTACTACTAAGTTGACCGCTGCTCCTCTGGTAGCAGCATCAAAACAACGGGCGCTCCGAATCGCGCATTTAACGGATGTACATATTCAACCGTTGGTGGGGGCCGCAAAAGGCTTTGAAAAGTGTCTCCACCATGCACAGGGGCTGCCAGACAAACCTGATCTGATTATCAACGGGGGCGATGCAGTTATGGAAGCACATGGCCGTGGGCAGGATAGCGTTCGTCGGCAGTGGCGGCTTTATCAGGATGTTCTGCAGAATGAGAACGCATTACCCATTCTGAACTGTATTGGCAATCACGATATCTGGTGTAAGCAGGAAACCACGGCCTGTTTTGAAGCAGGTCGTAAGTGGGCAATGGATGAGTTGCAGATGCCGAGCCGGTATTACAGCCTCGACCGCAATGGCTGGCATATTATTGTTCTCGACAGCGTTCAGCCTAAAGCGGATGGAAGCTGGTATACGGCTCATATCGACGATGAACAATACCATTGGCTTGAAGCTGATTTAAGGGCAACTCCTGCCGAAACGCCGATTCTGGTGATCTCACACGTTCCAATTCTGGCCGCCTGTGTCTTTTTTGATGGTCAGCGTTTTGCCGGTGAAAACTGGAATATACCCGCCCGCTGGATGCACAGCGATACGATTCGATTGACCAACCTGTTTCAGCGTCACCCAAACGTGAAATCAGCCCTGAGTGGCCACATTCATCTTGTCGACCGGGTCGATTATAACGGTATTTCCTATTTCTGTAATGGAGCCGTTAGTGGAGCATGGTGGTTTGGTAGGTATCATCATACGGCTGCCGGGTATGCGATCGTGGATTTATACGATGATGGTTCGGTAGAAAACACCTACGTCAATTATTGA
- a CDS encoding GNAT family N-acetyltransferase — protein MRIDCGPCVIRSWQHGDEKRLHIHANNKAIWLNLRDRFPHPYTQTDAQAWIKHVIDQKPEISFAIDVAGEAVGAIGLELHQDIERCSAEVGYWLGEHYWGKGIVTAALKAVTEYGFNQFELTRIYAVPFVRNTASIKVLEKVGYQLEGIMRRSAIKDGEVLDQALYAYMTDQ, from the coding sequence ATGCGTATCGACTGTGGCCCTTGTGTTATCCGCTCCTGGCAGCATGGCGATGAAAAACGTCTTCACATCCATGCCAATAACAAAGCAATCTGGCTTAACCTGCGGGATCGATTCCCACATCCCTACACCCAAACGGATGCACAGGCATGGATTAAGCATGTAATTGACCAAAAGCCAGAGATTAGCTTTGCCATTGATGTTGCCGGTGAAGCCGTGGGAGCCATTGGTTTAGAGTTGCATCAGGATATTGAGCGTTGTTCGGCCGAAGTGGGTTACTGGCTGGGCGAGCATTATTGGGGAAAGGGGATCGTGACGGCGGCCTTAAAAGCCGTAACCGAATATGGCTTTAACCAGTTTGAGTTAACCCGTATCTATGCTGTCCCTTTTGTCCGAAATACGGCTTCCATAAAAGTATTGGAGAAGGTTGGCTATCAGCTGGAAGGTATTATGCGCCGGAGCGCCATCAAGGATGGCGAGGTATTAGATCAGGCCTTATATGCCTATATGACAGATCAGTAA
- a CDS encoding FtsX-like permease family protein, whose translation MKIRYLKVLRDLTSDYPKNMMLVLAIAIGVFGIGSILGGYAVVKREMAVNYLGTQPASATIELEEGISRELVDRVKTLPGIQEADRRATLQARMKIHDKWYPLLLFVIDDFRKLHISKFNHVSGDTEPSLGAMLAERTALGMMDAGEGAEITIKTQNGSPKLIRITGTVHDPGLAPAWQEQAGYGYITLATLHWLGESQNFDQLKIKVSTNENSRQHITQQAKAVSAWLSKRGYAIHEIQVPPPNRHPHQGQMNAVMSIFIVFSFLILILASILVATSMATLMVKQIRQIGVMKTIGANSGQIARLYLFMMLLLCLAALSIGIPLSWVAASIFYTKIAVLLNIDLTDRSIPNWVFLVQMATGIVIPVLAVSVPVIRGSRLSVRSAMDHYGLSQTSSAHSSWVTWLTQARFLGDTLKLSLRNAFRQRSRLGMTLGLLAAGGAMFMTAMNVSEAWTNNLRRIYTQRLYDLEIRLNEPIQAETLAAKLKNIPGVKIVEMGTYAPASFLKDGPYTITHTYPDKGHGSFTIQAIPIPTRLLKPTLLEGSWLSKRSATDVVLNQLARAVSPGIKLGDTITLSVDGKATTWNVIGFTEDVGSPATAYVSSDAFARYMATDGRSTSLRIAFMDRNKAYATNKTREVEKVLERENIPVRSSVPVWLLHNAIAGHMKILINSLLAMAILMALVGTLGLLSTMSMNVMERTREIGVMRAIGATPRKIRNLIVWEGLAIGALSIVLAFGFSLLLSIYLGRFIGNLAFRTQLGLIISPLACSIWVGIIVAGSYLATLFPARRANKLTTREALAYE comes from the coding sequence ATGAAAATCAGATACCTGAAAGTCCTGCGGGACCTGACATCGGATTATCCGAAAAACATGATGCTAGTCCTCGCGATTGCCATTGGCGTATTTGGCATTGGTAGCATCCTGGGCGGTTATGCGGTCGTGAAGCGGGAAATGGCAGTGAACTACCTGGGCACCCAACCAGCCTCGGCCACTATTGAGCTGGAAGAAGGTATTTCGCGCGAACTAGTCGATCGTGTAAAAACGCTGCCCGGTATTCAGGAAGCCGACCGGCGCGCTACGTTACAAGCCCGAATGAAAATCCACGATAAGTGGTATCCCTTGCTGCTTTTTGTTATTGACGATTTCAGGAAGTTACACATCAGTAAATTCAATCATGTGTCTGGCGATACCGAACCTTCGCTGGGAGCGATGCTTGCCGAACGAACAGCGTTGGGCATGATGGATGCCGGAGAAGGGGCAGAAATTACGATAAAAACCCAAAACGGTTCACCAAAGCTAATTCGAATAACGGGCACTGTCCATGATCCGGGACTGGCTCCGGCCTGGCAGGAACAGGCTGGTTATGGGTACATTACGCTGGCTACGCTGCACTGGCTAGGAGAAAGCCAAAATTTTGATCAGCTCAAAATAAAGGTGAGCACGAATGAAAACTCCCGGCAGCACATTACCCAGCAGGCAAAAGCGGTTTCGGCCTGGCTATCGAAGAGAGGTTATGCGATCCACGAAATTCAGGTTCCACCACCGAATCGGCACCCTCACCAGGGTCAAATGAATGCCGTGATGTCCATTTTTATCGTATTCAGTTTTCTGATTCTGATTCTGGCATCCATTCTGGTTGCTACATCAATGGCTACGCTGATGGTGAAACAGATTCGCCAGATTGGAGTCATGAAAACAATTGGTGCGAACTCGGGGCAGATCGCCAGACTTTATCTGTTTATGATGCTTCTGCTTTGCCTGGCAGCCTTAAGTATCGGCATACCACTCAGTTGGGTGGCTGCCTCGATCTTCTACACAAAAATTGCCGTACTGCTCAATATCGACCTGACCGATCGCTCGATACCGAATTGGGTGTTTCTGGTACAGATGGCTACTGGTATCGTCATTCCTGTTCTGGCCGTTTCGGTTCCCGTTATCCGGGGAAGCAGGCTGTCGGTACGGAGCGCTATGGACCATTATGGATTATCACAAACGAGTTCGGCTCATTCGAGCTGGGTTACCTGGCTAACTCAGGCCCGATTTTTAGGCGATACCCTTAAGCTTTCTCTGCGGAACGCTTTTCGGCAACGCTCACGATTAGGTATGACACTCGGTTTGCTGGCCGCTGGTGGAGCTATGTTTATGACGGCGATGAATGTCTCGGAAGCCTGGACTAATAACCTGCGCCGAATTTATACGCAACGGTTATATGATCTTGAAATACGACTAAACGAGCCTATTCAAGCCGAAACGCTGGCGGCAAAACTGAAGAATATACCTGGGGTGAAGATCGTGGAAATGGGTACTTATGCCCCTGCTTCATTCCTGAAGGATGGCCCTTATACCATTACGCATACATATCCAGATAAGGGCCATGGCAGTTTTACGATACAGGCGATTCCGATTCCAACCCGATTATTAAAACCTACCTTACTGGAAGGGAGCTGGTTAAGTAAGCGTAGCGCAACCGATGTGGTATTGAATCAGTTAGCCCGCGCCGTATCGCCGGGTATCAAATTGGGTGACACCATAACCCTATCCGTCGACGGAAAAGCAACAACCTGGAACGTGATCGGATTTACGGAAGATGTTGGTTCTCCGGCAACCGCTTATGTTTCTTCAGATGCCTTTGCCAGGTACATGGCTACTGACGGCCGCTCAACCTCGTTGCGTATTGCGTTTATGGATCGGAATAAAGCGTATGCAACCAACAAAACCCGTGAAGTTGAAAAGGTACTTGAGCGGGAGAATATCCCCGTTCGTTCGAGCGTACCGGTCTGGCTGTTGCATAATGCCATTGCGGGCCACATGAAGATCTTAATAAATTCACTGCTGGCGATGGCCATACTTATGGCATTGGTCGGTACGCTTGGGTTGTTATCTACGATGAGTATGAATGTTATGGAGCGAACGCGCGAAATCGGTGTGATGCGGGCCATTGGCGCAACACCCCGGAAAATCAGAAACCTGATTGTGTGGGAGGGGCTGGCAATTGGGGCCTTGAGTATTGTACTCGCCTTTGGATTCTCTCTGCTTCTGTCAATCTATCTTGGGCGTTTTATTGGCAATTTGGCTTTCCGTACGCAATTGGGACTCATAATTTCACCGCTTGCCTGTAGCATCTGGGTCGGAATTATTGTGGCTGGTTCCTATCTGGCAACCCTATTTCCAGCGCGCCGGGCTAACAAGCTCACCACACGCGAAGCTCTGGCTTATGAGTAA
- a CDS encoding ABC transporter ATP-binding protein — protein MQHKNAIELTSVTKSFTLASGSFQALKNVTLRIPAGQLVAVTGKSGSGKSTLLNLITGIDKPSEGSVSVNGVHIDKLSESALASWRGRTIGVVFQFFQLLPTLTILENVMLPMDFCDTYPKKNRKERALQQLDRVGILDQADKFPSTLSGGQQQRAAIARALANDPPIVVADEPTGNLDSQTASSIFLLFASLAQAGKTVIVVTHEKEFSAFFENTIAISDGVITNTFTVAA, from the coding sequence GTGCAACACAAAAACGCAATCGAACTCACCAGCGTCACGAAATCATTTACGCTGGCTTCCGGCTCATTTCAGGCCTTAAAAAATGTTACCCTTCGTATTCCAGCGGGACAACTAGTGGCCGTAACCGGGAAATCGGGTAGTGGGAAATCCACATTGCTCAACCTCATTACCGGTATAGATAAGCCATCCGAAGGAAGTGTTTCGGTCAATGGAGTTCACATTGACAAACTTTCGGAGAGCGCGCTGGCTTCCTGGCGGGGCCGAACTATTGGGGTAGTGTTCCAGTTTTTTCAGCTACTTCCTACGCTGACAATTCTGGAGAATGTAATGCTGCCAATGGATTTCTGCGATACGTACCCGAAGAAGAACAGGAAAGAACGAGCCCTCCAGCAGTTAGATCGGGTAGGTATTCTTGACCAGGCCGATAAGTTTCCCTCGACCTTATCGGGTGGTCAGCAGCAACGGGCGGCCATTGCAAGGGCTTTGGCAAATGACCCTCCCATTGTCGTTGCCGATGAACCAACCGGCAACCTGGATTCTCAAACGGCATCCTCCATTTTCCTCTTGTTCGCTTCGCTGGCTCAGGCAGGTAAGACCGTCATTGTTGTTACCCACGAAAAAGAATTCTCGGCCTTTTTTGAGAATACGATCGCTATTTCGGATGGGGTTATTACCAATACCTTCACGGTAGCAGCCTAA
- a CDS encoding helix-turn-helix domain-containing protein: METALGIKRWFVDNNVSIRIQLDECHGVNSYFYARKTCFFIPEPFSTLSVFFEQLSLILTYAGIVQGIFVTLLLNSKSVRESRANLFLSILLLAMSFSVLHILYAGRIMTHFSIKAFRLGDPTFFLIAPLLWFYTQELTGHKAKQSFRLTVHFIPFLVLIFSSLILKKIPSDDPVIVHLNGHSHWLAILFWVFVVVQFSVYLFFINKRWLSYQRFIEQEVSNTENVSIAWVRFFMGIFLGITLFFLLVLINLIHHGNMAWINRTIAVIFSLSIFALGYKGILQKEVFQFDDAEIPASSPSPETVVKKPDQQLIDRLRLFMEDEKPYLDPELTLSSLAKQLNLSRSVLSHLINEGVGDNFYDFVNKYRVEQVKEFMNDPKMKHFSLLGVALEAGFKSKSTFNLIFKRFTGLTPTEYMKTVPK; encoded by the coding sequence ATGGAAACGGCGTTGGGAATAAAGCGATGGTTTGTTGACAATAACGTGTCCATCAGAATCCAGCTGGACGAGTGCCATGGCGTCAATTCGTACTTTTACGCCCGTAAAACGTGTTTTTTCATTCCAGAGCCATTCAGCACCTTGTCGGTATTTTTCGAACAGCTTTCTCTGATTTTAACCTATGCAGGCATTGTACAGGGGATTTTTGTTACGTTGCTCCTGAACAGCAAGAGCGTTCGGGAAAGCCGGGCGAATCTGTTTCTCTCCATTTTGCTCCTGGCCATGTCGTTCAGTGTTCTGCACATTTTATATGCCGGACGGATAATGACGCACTTTTCCATCAAAGCCTTCCGGCTCGGCGATCCTACTTTTTTTCTTATTGCTCCTTTGTTATGGTTTTATACTCAGGAACTTACGGGGCACAAAGCCAAACAATCGTTTCGGTTAACCGTTCATTTTATTCCGTTCCTGGTACTGATTTTCTCCTCACTTATTCTAAAAAAAATACCTTCCGACGACCCTGTGATAGTCCATTTAAATGGCCATTCACATTGGCTGGCTATTCTGTTCTGGGTTTTCGTGGTCGTTCAATTTTCTGTGTATCTGTTCTTTATCAATAAACGATGGCTGTCGTATCAGCGATTCATTGAACAGGAGGTCTCCAATACCGAGAATGTTAGCATTGCCTGGGTGCGCTTTTTTATGGGGATCTTTCTGGGAATCACTCTCTTTTTTCTGCTTGTTCTGATTAACCTGATTCATCATGGTAATATGGCCTGGATAAATCGGACCATTGCGGTAATTTTCTCACTGTCTATATTCGCTTTAGGCTACAAAGGGATACTTCAGAAAGAGGTTTTTCAGTTTGATGATGCCGAAATTCCGGCGAGTTCACCTTCGCCGGAAACAGTGGTTAAGAAACCCGACCAGCAACTGATCGATCGTTTACGCCTGTTCATGGAAGACGAAAAGCCCTATCTCGATCCGGAATTAACCCTTAGCAGTCTGGCCAAACAGCTTAATCTTAGCCGGAGTGTTTTGTCACACCTGATCAATGAGGGTGTGGGCGATAACTTTTACGATTTCGTGAATAAATACCGTGTCGAGCAGGTAAAGGAGTTTATGAATGATCCTAAAATGAAGCACTTTAGTCTGCTGGGGGTAGCCCTGGAAGCCGGGTTTAAATCGAAATCGACCTTCAATCTTATCTTTAAACGCTTCACCGGCCTGACCCCAACCGAGTATATGAAAACGGTTCCGAAATAA
- a CDS encoding sulfatase family protein, with the protein MTWFTNAFLGLITLLGLAAFRWFPVTKMATPRPNIIIIFSDDHALQAISAYGSPYIRTPNIDRIGREGAVFQNMFCTNSICAPSRATLLTGKYSHSNGHRDNYTTFDASQPMFPKYLQQAGYQTAWIGKWHLKANPQYFDFWEVLPGQGLYYNPNIIQMDGKTVRKEGYVTNLITNDALNWLQNNRDTSKPFCLVIGHKAPHREWQPDTTDLHAFDGQTFPLPATFYDTYEGRKAAQHQDMQITTTMRLGLDLKVDIDTMPIIKRMNPAQLRAWKAYYDPLNQDFKSRNLTGKALDNWKYQRYMHDYLACVLSVDRNVGRVLDYLDKQGMRDNTLIMYSSDQGFYLGEHGWFDKRFMYEESMHMPLLVRYPPRLKAGTVTNQLFVNTDFAPTILQMAGLPIPADMQGKSFLPLPKPSEARKAVYYHYYEYPADHRVLPHFGVRTDRYKLIYFYGNGEFWEFFDLKTDPNELKNDYANPKNQAIISQLKKELKKQTLAYKDTEADDMLAKEGL; encoded by the coding sequence ATGACCTGGTTTACGAACGCTTTTTTAGGCTTGATTACACTGCTTGGCCTTGCCGCTTTTCGTTGGTTTCCGGTAACGAAAATGGCTACTCCCCGGCCAAACATCATCATTATCTTTTCCGACGACCACGCCCTGCAAGCCATCAGCGCTTATGGTAGTCCTTACATTCGAACCCCAAATATTGATCGGATTGGGCGCGAAGGGGCTGTGTTTCAGAACATGTTCTGCACGAATTCGATTTGTGCACCTAGCCGGGCAACATTGCTGACGGGGAAATACAGCCATAGTAACGGCCACCGCGACAACTACACTACCTTCGATGCCAGCCAGCCGATGTTTCCGAAGTACCTGCAACAGGCTGGTTATCAAACAGCCTGGATTGGTAAATGGCATCTTAAAGCGAATCCTCAGTACTTTGATTTCTGGGAAGTGCTGCCAGGCCAGGGATTGTATTATAATCCTAATATCATTCAGATGGATGGTAAGACTGTTCGGAAGGAAGGCTATGTGACAAACCTGATTACCAATGATGCGCTGAACTGGCTGCAAAATAATCGGGATACATCGAAGCCGTTTTGTCTGGTAATTGGTCATAAAGCCCCCCATCGCGAATGGCAACCCGACACCACCGACCTGCACGCGTTTGATGGCCAGACATTTCCGTTACCCGCTACGTTTTATGACACCTATGAAGGCAGAAAAGCGGCCCAGCATCAGGATATGCAGATCACAACCACCATGCGATTGGGCCTCGACCTGAAAGTCGATATTGATACGATGCCAATCATTAAGCGCATGAATCCAGCTCAACTCCGTGCCTGGAAAGCCTACTATGATCCACTCAATCAAGACTTTAAATCCCGGAATCTGACGGGTAAAGCGCTGGATAACTGGAAGTACCAACGGTATATGCACGATTATCTGGCTTGTGTTTTGTCAGTTGACCGGAATGTAGGACGTGTGCTCGATTATCTGGATAAACAGGGAATGCGCGACAATACCCTGATAATGTATTCGTCAGATCAGGGATTTTACCTGGGTGAACACGGTTGGTTCGACAAACGGTTTATGTATGAAGAGTCGATGCATATGCCATTGCTGGTTCGGTATCCGCCCAGGCTCAAAGCGGGCACTGTTACGAATCAACTGTTTGTCAACACCGATTTTGCGCCAACCATTCTGCAAATGGCGGGCCTGCCAATCCCGGCTGATATGCAGGGAAAGTCGTTTTTGCCGCTACCAAAACCGAGCGAGGCCCGCAAAGCTGTTTATTACCATTACTACGAATATCCGGCCGATCACCGGGTGTTGCCACATTTCGGTGTTCGGACAGATCGCTATAAACTGATATACTTTTACGGAAACGGCGAATTCTGGGAGTTTTTTGATTTGAAAACCGACCCAAATGAGCTGAAAAATGATTACGCCAATCCCAAAAATCAAGCTATAATCAGCCAGCTAAAAAAGGAGCTCAAGAAACAAACACTTGCTTATAAAGACACGGAAGCCGACGACATGCTGGCGAAAGAGGGGCTCTGA
- a CDS encoding helix-turn-helix transcriptional regulator: MKNRLKVERAEHDLSQNELADRIGVSRQTINSIETGRYVPSTILALKLAQVFGKPVEHIFMLDETD; encoded by the coding sequence ATGAAAAATCGACTGAAAGTTGAGCGGGCCGAGCATGATCTCTCACAAAATGAGCTGGCAGACCGTATTGGAGTCAGTCGGCAGACCATCAATTCTATTGAAACAGGGCGGTATGTTCCGTCAACGATTCTGGCGCTAAAACTGGCGCAGGTTTTCGGTAAGCCCGTAGAGCATATCTTTATGCTTGACGAAACAGACTGA